In Oceaniferula marina, the following proteins share a genomic window:
- the pabB gene encoding aminodeoxychorismate synthase component I: MATHPEQATSAPPPQPVRLQEYLPENQIGSPEQVAAALQHLPGMLFFDSAGNLPSRSHPPVSIIAARPVDILRGHISDTEALDRALEQYQCHTPSIGFPAGAACGWVDYEGDYCFGIYPEMLIYQHDRKQWWQCGNLARELRPATDTSASPEMGSFQAEMTRHDYESKVRAIHEYIAAGDIYQVNLTQSFHAPARGGSLFPLYQHLRTSSPAPLACWMQLDKREILSSSPETFLRMSGRSIETRPIKGTRPRGSTSVTDAANANELLASEKENAELTMITDLERNDLGQVCDFGTVRVAEMLALETLEQVYHLVSTVTGTLRQEVSHWQALKACFPGGSITGAPKKRAMEIINELEPVPRGLYTGAVGYVSFNGESQFNIPIRTLVRENDHLQYHVGAGIVADSDPAAEYQETLDKAKGIRLAIEQYMKANHCS; the protein is encoded by the coding sequence ATGGCCACACATCCGGAACAAGCCACATCAGCACCCCCACCCCAACCCGTCCGGCTTCAGGAATATCTTCCAGAAAACCAGATCGGGTCACCGGAACAGGTTGCTGCGGCCTTGCAACACCTTCCCGGAATGCTGTTCTTTGATTCGGCTGGCAACCTGCCTTCACGCAGCCACCCTCCGGTGTCCATCATTGCCGCCCGCCCCGTCGACATTCTCCGCGGACATATCAGCGATACGGAGGCCCTCGATCGAGCACTTGAACAATACCAATGCCACACGCCCTCGATCGGCTTCCCTGCCGGAGCTGCCTGCGGATGGGTCGATTATGAAGGGGACTACTGCTTTGGCATCTACCCCGAAATGTTGATCTATCAACACGATCGCAAGCAATGGTGGCAGTGTGGCAACCTTGCCCGAGAACTACGACCAGCAACAGACACCTCAGCATCTCCCGAGATGGGTTCCTTCCAGGCTGAAATGACCCGCCACGACTACGAGTCCAAGGTGCGGGCCATCCACGAATACATCGCCGCCGGTGACATCTATCAAGTTAACCTGACCCAGTCGTTCCATGCCCCCGCGCGAGGTGGATCTCTATTCCCACTTTACCAACACCTCCGGACCAGTAGCCCGGCACCCCTTGCCTGCTGGATGCAGCTCGACAAGCGGGAAATCCTTTCCTCCTCCCCGGAAACCTTCCTGCGCATGAGCGGAAGGTCAATCGAAACCCGCCCCATCAAAGGCACCCGCCCCCGTGGTTCCACCTCCGTGACGGATGCCGCCAATGCCAACGAACTGCTCGCCTCGGAAAAAGAAAATGCAGAGCTCACCATGATCACCGATCTCGAACGCAACGATCTCGGGCAAGTGTGTGACTTCGGCACCGTGCGCGTCGCCGAAATGCTGGCGCTGGAAACCCTCGAGCAGGTCTATCATCTGGTCTCCACCGTCACCGGCACCTTGCGACAAGAGGTCAGCCACTGGCAGGCACTCAAAGCCTGTTTCCCCGGAGGCAGCATCACCGGAGCTCCGAAAAAACGGGCAATGGAAATCATCAATGAGCTGGAACCCGTTCCCCGCGGCCTCTACACCGGCGCCGTCGGCTATGTCAGCTTCAACGGGGAAAGCCAGTTTAACATCCCGATCCGCACGCTGGTTCGGGAAAACGACCATCTCCAATACCACGTCGGCGCCGGCATCGTCGCCGACTCCGACCCTGCGGCCGAATACCAGGAGACGCTCGACAAGGCAAAGGGGATTCGCCTCGCCATCGAACAGTATATGAAAGCAAACCATTGCTCCTGA